DNA from Levilactobacillus zymae:
AAATCGGCGATGACTGAACTAAGGGAATGTGAAAGGAGCTTTTTAAATGACCAAATCCAGCAAAGAAGTTGAAAAAATTGAGCAATTATTGGCTGACCCCTGGGCAGTCGATATTCAAGACATTTGGGAGCAAGCAGCCCATAATCCAGATCCTGATAAACGCAAGCTGTTTGACGCGTTACACACTTACCTCTTAGATAAACGCCAAGAACAAATCATCAATGAAAAGCATTTCGTGATTTAACATGAGTGAGCTAAAGAGATACATCATTGTGGCTGGGATAAACGGCGCTGGTAAAAGCACTTTATATCGCGCGAGGCCCGAATTATTTACTCACTCCAAACGATTAAATGCCGATGAAATCCTCCAAAAAATGGGTGGTGATTGGCATAAAGAGCGTGATAATTTTAGGGCAATGCGCGAAGAAATAAAACAACTCCACGCGGCTTTAGATACCGGGCAGAGTATTCATGTTGAAACAACCTTGGCTGGCCAAGGTAGGGCGCAATTGAATTTAATCGATCGGGCCCACAAGAATGGCTTTGAAGTAACGCTTTTATACGTGGCGTTAAAAAACGAAAAAGTCGCAATTAATCGGGTTCATGAACGAGTCAAAAAAGGTGGGCACGGAGTACCAGACGAAGTTGTTAAAAAACGCTATAATCAATCAAACCATAATTTAGCAGCGGTTGCATTCAAAGCTGATAACGTTGTGATCTACGATAATAGCCAAAAATTTGTATCAGTTTACAGACGAGAGCATGACCAGGTGATCAAAAATAATTTGCGTGATTTTCCTTGGATAAATTCCAAAATTACCTTTGAAGCATCTATACAGAAACAACTAAATGACTTTGTTAAAAACAATCCAGATTTAAAAGTTAGAAATCCCATGAATGATTCAGAAAATAAAAACGATCGGCCTAGTTATTAGGTTGATCGCTTTTTAATTTATCCGGTTTATGGGCGTTAACATAGTCAGCAAATGTTTTTAAAAGTTCTTCGGTTTGTTCGACCGAGAGGTTATTAGCTTGAAAGTACTTTTCTAATAAGGCCCCTTTTTGAATTAATCGGCGAGAACGGGCTTTGCGGGCTTGCCGATTTTCATAGTATTTAGATTGCCGTAATTTAAAATCTTCCCGCTCAATTTTTTGTTTTAAACGCGCTTGCTACTCGACTAGTTTTTCATATTGATTAGACATGGAATTTCCCCATCTTGTATGGCTAATGATCGACGGACTTTACCTTTAAAAATTCAGAAAATTGCTTGGCTAAAAGCTTAATCTGATCGTTAGACAAATTAGCATAATCTAAATTGGCTTGACTGATGATTTGTTTACCTAGCCGTTGTTCAATCTTATTTTTTTCGTCCTTAATTTTTTGATTAAGGGCTTTTAATTTAGCTTCTTGTTTTTCTAAGTTGCTTTGAGACATAACGATCCCTCCAATCATATTAAAAATAATCACCGACACTATATCATACAGAGAATGCTAAGTCAAAGGATAAAGGTTGAAATAGCGAAGCGGAAGGCATACACTAAAAGTAAATTCAGGAGAATCAGCAGGCCGAGTGAAACGAGGTCAATGCGCACTTACACATAGAATAAATTCTATGTTGTGCTAACCCCCAAATACCTGTATTAGAAGTCGCCGATGGCGACAACAGAAGAAAACCCATAGAATCAAAGTAAAGAGGTGACTAACATGGCAATATTTCATATTAGTTTTAGTAATATTAGTGCTGGAAAAGGACGAAGTGCCATTGCCAGTGCCGCTTATCGAAGTGGTGAAAAATTATTTGATGATAAAGAAGGCCGCCACTATTTTTATGCCCGCTCGGTTATGCCAGAAAGCTTTATTTTAACCCCCGAGAATGCACCAGAATGGGCCAGTAATCGAGAACAATTATGGAATGAAGTTGAAAATAAAGATCGTAAATCAAACTCACGGTATGCCAAAGAATTTAACGTGGCTTTACCGATAGAATTAAGTGAATCCGAACAGAAAGAATTACTGACAAAATATGTGCAAGAAAATTTTGTCGATCAAGGTATGGTAGCTGACGTAGCAATTCATCGCGATCACCAAGACAATCCGCATGCACATGTGATGTTAACCAATCGCCCATTTAACCCCGATGGTAGTTGGGGATTAAAAGCAAAGACGCAGTACATTAAAGATGAAAATGGCAAGCAACTTTTAACCAAAAGCGGGTTTCCAAAACAAAGAAAAATTTGGTTGGTTGATTGGGATAAAAAGGAAAAAATTAATGAGTGGAGAAAAAATTGGGCGTTGATTGTTAATCAGTTCTTAGCACAAAAAAATATTCCGGATCGGATTAGTGAAAAATCGTTTGTCGATCAAGGGATTCAAGAGACACCTACCCAACACGAAGGCATTAACAGCCAAAGAAAAAATCGAAAAGCATTTAATCAACAAGTTAGCGCGCAAAGAAACGCTCAAGCTAAATATCATAATCTTGACGAAAAGATAAGAAATCATGAACATTTTGACGCGTTAACTGACGAGCTATCGTTCTCTGAAAAACACACAATTAGTCATCTAAGTCAGCAATTGAAAACCTATGTCGATTTAGAACATTTAGATGATAAACAGCACATGCTGTTTAATTGGAAAAACAGCTTATTAATCAAACATGCCATTGGTGAAGATGTAACCAAGCAACTGCTGACTATTGACCAGCAAACGACATCGCTAGCACAAGCTAACCAGTTGTTAAATAAAGTGGTGGAACGAGCAACGAAAAAGCTTTATCCGGAACTTGATTTTGAACAGACAACCGCGGCTGAACGTCGGGAACTGATTAAAGAAACTAATAGTGAACAAACGATTTTCAAAGGTAGCGAATTGGCAGAACGGTTAGCGGATATTCGAAACGACTTATTAACCCAGCAATTATTGACGTTTACCAAGCGGCCATATACCAGTTGGCAGTTAGTTAATCAGCAAGCCCAAACAATTGAGAAGCAATTAACCACGGTGCTAGCCAAACATGGTCACCAGTTAGACGATTTGAAGCATACTGATCGGGGCGTGCTAGCCGCTTATCAACCTAACGAACTCGA
Protein-coding regions in this window:
- a CDS encoding zeta toxin family protein is translated as MSELKRYIIVAGINGAGKSTLYRARPELFTHSKRLNADEILQKMGGDWHKERDNFRAMREEIKQLHAALDTGQSIHVETTLAGQGRAQLNLIDRAHKNGFEVTLLYVALKNEKVAINRVHERVKKGGHGVPDEVVKKRYNQSNHNLAAVAFKADNVVIYDNSQKFVSVYRREHDQVIKNNLRDFPWINSKITFEASIQKQLNDFVKNNPDLKVRNPMNDSENKNDRPSY
- the mobQ gene encoding MobQ family relaxase, which encodes MAIFHISFSNISAGKGRSAIASAAYRSGEKLFDDKEGRHYFYARSVMPESFILTPENAPEWASNREQLWNEVENKDRKSNSRYAKEFNVALPIELSESEQKELLTKYVQENFVDQGMVADVAIHRDHQDNPHAHVMLTNRPFNPDGSWGLKAKTQYIKDENGKQLLTKSGFPKQRKIWLVDWDKKEKINEWRKNWALIVNQFLAQKNIPDRISEKSFVDQGIQETPTQHEGINSQRKNRKAFNQQVSAQRNAQAKYHNLDEKIRNHEHFDALTDELSFSEKHTISHLSQQLKTYVDLEHLDDKQHMLFNWKNSLLIKHAIGEDVTKQLLTIDQQTTSLAQANQLLNKVVERATKKLYPELDFEQTTAAERRELIKETNSEQTIFKGSELAERLADIRNDLLTQQLLTFTKRPYTSWQLVNQQAQTIEKQLTTVLAKHGHQLDDLKHTDRGVLAAYQPNELEFISKAVKNLRVMREVKAVVQTQYNSILTTAFPDSDLDKLETIDKEQIYTAVVYYDPELKPLSANDLSQLQQQPPVVFTSQQHQAGLNYLLGKMELKDIQNHRLQRVLKHDGTRQLFIGECGQDPKLDHKQIEMVQARLKQQTTRFDQYKQDQIKDYQAINYYLTSPKNYLTNILDEALITILYAKNTDYLRKQQLRGLKETEWAMTKKQRQHQTRNRHEDGGLHL